The sequence TAATCGCTGAAACCTTTATAGAGCAATGACTTCAACTACTGGTTGCCCCTGGTTGCACGAACCTTCTATTTTCGCCTATGTAGCCCAATGAAATGACAATGGTATAACTTAGGTACAGTCACCTGCTCAGGTGGCTGTTTTTTTGCTTAGACTGGCAAAGTAGACTTGATAAGTAGTTGTAATCTAATGGTAAATAATATTTCTACAGATGCACCTCTTGACCTGGAAGCTGAAAACTTGATGGAAGAAGCCGCTTCAAAGTCATTGACAGAAGATCGATATCGGCAAAAAATGCAGCGTCGTCAAGAGGTACAAACCCAAAGGTTAGCCACAGCCGATCGCGAAAAGGGTTTAATTATTATTAATACAGGCAATGGTAAAGGGAAGACTACAGCAGCTTTAGGAATGGTAATGCGATCGCTCGGACATGGCTATAAAGTTGCTATAATCCAATTTATTAAAGGTGCTTGGGAACCTGCTGAAAAAGCTGTTTTGAGTCAGTGGGAAAATCAAATAGAATTTCACGCTATGGGATCTGGTTTTACTTGGGAAACTCAAGATAGAACTAGAGATATTGAAGAAGCTCAAACTGCTTGGTTGAAAGGTTTAGAATTTATCCTCAATCCAGAATTTAAATTAGTACTATTAGACGAAATAAATATAGCTTTAAAACTTGGCTATCTCGATCCTCAAGAAATAGTAGCTGGATTGGCTCAAAAACCTGAAGAAACTCATGTAATATTAACTGGTAGAGGCGCGCCAAACTTATTAATAGAAACCGCCGATTTAGTCACAGAAATGAAACTAGTTAAACACCCATTTCGAGAGCAAGGAATTAAAGCTCAAGCAGGAATTGAGTATTAATAGCGATCGCATCATACAATCTTAGTATTTTACTAACACACATCAGCGATCGCATTACTGACCCCGCAATAACCCCTCGTACTCCTGATGTGTTCCAGTCCAAAACCATGCCATCTCTCCTTCTTCTTGTACTGCCAATGCGCGATAATGCAGCCCAATTCGCACTGACCAAAATTGACCTACTTTCTTAAAATGGAGTGATGGATATAGAGAATCCTCTTTGAGAAGCTCGTAACAGCGATCGGCAAGTACCTGAATATCTGTAGGTAGTCGCCGATAATGATACCAAAAATCAGGAGTTGCGCGGTGTCTCACAAATCGGTACAACGCCCTTCCCGTAAGTGCTGTAATGCTTTCTCCGCCAGTCCATCTAGCCGCCCAGCAGCCGCATCTTCCTCAATTTGCCGATCCCATATTTCGGCATCAAATTCAGCAAACCAGTCTCGAAAAGCCGCAAGTTCCTCTAGGGATAATTGACTGACAGCGCGTTCAAGGTCTTGTAAGGTAGTCATGAAGCTTGATTTTGATCCAACTCAAACCTTATAACCTGATTCTAACACTAGAGGCAAATCGGGATTTTCTAGAATTGGCTCAGCTTAGAGCTACAATAACATCTCTAGAAACCGTAGATCAATACAGCTTTCATCATCCCAATTCCGAAATATTATCCCATGCAAATTAGTTGGACGACATTTACAGTTCCCAAGCGTTTTCCGTTAACAATTAGTCGGGGAACAACTTCTTTAAGCAATAATGTTTGGGTACAAATAGAAGCAGATGGGATAGTCGGTTGGGGAGAAGCTGCTCCGTTTTCAATTGGAGAACATCAACAAACTACAGCCGAAATTGTTGCCATATTAGAAGAACTAGCTCCAAAATTAGCTAACATTCTCCCTTGGGAAAGGCAAAAAATAGAGCATCTGTATCGAGAATATTCTGTCATTTCCGCAGCACAAGCCGCGATAGATTTGGCTGTATGGGATTGGCTGGGAAAGAAGGCTAAACTACCGTTGTGGCAATTATGGGGATTGGATAGAAGTTGTATCGTGCCTACATCTGTCACTATTGGGATTAATCCTCCCGAAGTGGCGCGAGAAAGAGTGTCAGCTTGGCTTAATTTAACCCAAGCTAAGTTTTTTAAAGTCAAACTAGGGAATCCTCTAGGGATAGAAGCAGATAAAGCAATGCTCCTGGCTATTATCGAAGCTTTACCACCTACAGCTAGCTTGAGTGTCGATGCTAATGGAGGTTGGAGTGTTTCGGATGCGATCGCCATGTGTACTTGGCTCAGTCAATGGGATATAAAATATGTAGAGCAGCCTTTAGCTAGAGGGCAAGAAGCAGATTTGGAAGCGTTGAAAAAAGCTTCAGCTTTACCAATTTTTGCTGATGAAAGCTGTTTCACTAGTCAAGATATTCCCAAATTAGCTGACAAAGTAGACGGAATTAACATCAAAGTGATGAAATCAGGTGGATTAACTGAAGCCATCAGGATGATACACACAGCCAAAGCTTGTGGTTTACAGATCATGTTTGGTTGCTACTCTGATAGTTCCCTTTCTAACACGGCTGCGGCTCAACTTTCTTCATTAGCCGATTATTTAGATCTAGATAGCCACTTGAATTTGTTAGACGATCCGTTTGTGGGTGCTACCTTACAAGATGGGCGATTAATTCCCAACGATTTACCAGGATTAGGCGTTACTGTAGGGTAGGCAATGCCTACCCTACGCCTGCTACATCTGTACAAATGATCGAAATATACTCCCAGGTGGATTTAGGAGAAAGGTGGTTAGAGAAGTATCGAGGGTGTCAGCCTGTATTTGCCTGCGTGTTGGGATTTACCGAAACTTGTCTGATTGAAGGGATTTCGGCGGCTGGTTTGACTCCAAGCGATCGGCTTTATACCGCCGTAGCTGATGCAGAATTCCTCTACAATGGCTGCCAAAAGTCTCCTCGATTTGCTTTGCCTCCTCTCACCGCCGGAGCGTCTCCAGTCGTCATTTCGCGGGCAGTAGTAGAAGGTTTAAATATCCCTACCTACCTGTTTAATGCTGGCTTATCCCAACCCCCTTCAGTACCGACAATTGATTTAGGGGGTTTACCAGCTAAGTGCTTGACTTCTGGTGCGGCATTACCCCTAAATACAGTCAAACACCTGTTTGAGCAAGGGCAGCTTTGGGGAGCTAAACTAGCAAATGAAGCTCAATCTAGTTACTTAATTTTGAGCGAGTGCGTAGTTGGGGGAACGACAACGGCTTTAGCCATCCTTTCTGGATTGGGAATTTCGGCTAGGGATAAAGTCAATAGCTCTCACCCGCAATGCAATCACGCTCAAAAGTGGGATGTGGTGCAAAAAGGTTTAAAGGGTGCTGTTTTTAGCGATCCTTTCGCCTTAGTTGCTGCTGTTGGCGATCCGATGCAAATTGTTGTTGCGGGAATGGCTTTAGCTGCTAGCAATCGGGTGGGTGTGTTACTGGCTGGAGGAACTCAAATGCTGGCGGTATATGCTTTAATTAGAGCGATCGCCCTTCATTTAGACACGGGGACGCGGGGACGCGGGGACGCGGAGAGGAAAATTAACTCTTTGGTAGGAACTTCAGAGCGAAATCTTTCTTGGCAACCAGAACAAATCGTGGTGGGGACAACTAAGTGGGTAGCCGCCGATCCTACGGGAGA comes from Merismopedia glauca CCAP 1448/3 and encodes:
- the cobO gene encoding cob(I)yrinic acid a,c-diamide adenosyltransferase; this translates as MEEAASKSLTEDRYRQKMQRRQEVQTQRLATADREKGLIIINTGNGKGKTTAALGMVMRSLGHGYKVAIIQFIKGAWEPAEKAVLSQWENQIEFHAMGSGFTWETQDRTRDIEEAQTAWLKGLEFILNPEFKLVLLDEINIALKLGYLDPQEIVAGLAQKPEETHVILTGRGAPNLLIETADLVTEMKLVKHPFREQGIKAQAGIEY
- a CDS encoding ParE family toxin-like protein gives rise to the protein MRHRATPDFWYHYRRLPTDIQVLADRCYELLKEDSLYPSLHFKKVGQFWSVRIGLHYRALAVQEEGEMAWFWTGTHQEYEGLLRGQ
- a CDS encoding dipeptide epimerase; protein product: MQISWTTFTVPKRFPLTISRGTTSLSNNVWVQIEADGIVGWGEAAPFSIGEHQQTTAEIVAILEELAPKLANILPWERQKIEHLYREYSVISAAQAAIDLAVWDWLGKKAKLPLWQLWGLDRSCIVPTSVTIGINPPEVARERVSAWLNLTQAKFFKVKLGNPLGIEADKAMLLAIIEALPPTASLSVDANGGWSVSDAIAMCTWLSQWDIKYVEQPLARGQEADLEALKKASALPIFADESCFTSQDIPKLADKVDGINIKVMKSGGLTEAIRMIHTAKACGLQIMFGCYSDSSLSNTAAAQLSSLADYLDLDSHLNLLDDPFVGATLQDGRLIPNDLPGLGVTVG
- the cobT gene encoding nicotinate mononucleotide-dependent phosphoribosyltransferase CobT, producing MIEIYSQVDLGERWLEKYRGCQPVFACVLGFTETCLIEGISAAGLTPSDRLYTAVADAEFLYNGCQKSPRFALPPLTAGASPVVISRAVVEGLNIPTYLFNAGLSQPPSVPTIDLGGLPAKCLTSGAALPLNTVKHLFEQGQLWGAKLANEAQSSYLILSECVVGGTTTALAILSGLGISARDKVNSSHPQCNHAQKWDVVQKGLKGAVFSDPFALVAAVGDPMQIVVAGMALAASNRVGVLLAGGTQMLAVYALIRAIALHLDTGTRGRGDAERKINSLVGTSERNLSWQPEQIVVGTTKWVAADPTGDTVGLAEEIGNVSLIATQLSFATSSYPQLQVYEQGFVKEGVGAGGLAIASHLYQGWSQAQLLQAIENLLKELVES